In Toxoplasma gondii ME49 chromosome VIII, whole genome shotgun sequence, a single genomic region encodes these proteins:
- a CDS encoding hypothetical protein (encoded by transcript TGME49_233890) has translation MAYAVRRLSRMRPASATSARAVPLCSSSLVSSVSSSVFLPSSPSLPFPRAPSVSTRLAPVASLPFFRSWPISPAGNLLPAADSPPNRPRNDLSLISSCAFSFSLSSLASPRSSPHRLSRHSQARFFSSEKKDTTEQPLSPAVDTSSSSCLGFSPASASLSEEGEKEKRFLQFCEVASGVVVSSPGVSAEQKQWIVSSGDDERGVKSPGGFLGVVFAFNQKFTRLKDLGFFVLLSCKQGARQALVLLSEELAFGIEERQHSARTPAQAKADAPARAAAETPQTEAQRQRAPAETPGTCDSAEPGQAPGQQTAQDMVERDAAALERKLSGEPEAEGGQEGKRETAGDGESRKTEAEIREGSKARENEKPHKPHEKQTEPAHADGGTLGGGASSLENLKNCLGETLLNGLQAKLAEAAESGCRFTFEIRDIQKVQITRMWTVCGAPAGHHAPIVPRSSYLVPVTPFLHAILPPAANSAFVVSPQYFRRRRGLFVKDTPEASLLEGEFDEDGEDLWPRQGEVRGETGDSGEKSADRRDRRGDGSEPGESKGGECGGTPKAPLSFPEKVRKVMERLELLDQALGKGLAVIMDVQLLCTQKFSVHDKDMKLVFGDEEDEQVVHTLRFQLTARRDGKQWGIPTFQPSSWTLVDWNGLVGTDYPCGVGALRNVVIVEKDEDMPKGQKAVYE, from the exons ATGGCGTACGCAGTGCGGCGGTTGTCGCGGATGCGACCAGCCTCTGCAACCTCTGCTCGGGCAGTGCCTCTGTGCAGCTCTTCCCTCGTatcttccgtttcctcctctgttttcctcccgtcttcgccttcgttaccgtttcctcgcgctccgtctgtctctacACGGCTCGCGCCTGTGGCGTCTTTGCCTTTTTTTCGGAGCTGGCCGATCTCTCCAGCCGGCAATCTCCTCCCGGCTGCAGACTCGCCACCCAACCGCCCCCGCAACGACTTGTCTCTGATCTCTTCTTgcgccttttctttctcgctctcgtcgctcgcatctcctcgttcctcccCCCAccgtctgtctcgacactcccaggcgcgttttttctccagcgaaaagaaggacACAACTGAGCAGCCGCTGTCCCCGGCGGTCGATACAAgttcttcctcctgccttggtttctctcccgcctcagcttcactctctgaagagggggagaaggagaagcgctttctccagttctgcgAGGTAGCCTCAGGCGTTGTGGTCTCTTCTccgggtgtctctgcggaGCAGAAGCAGTGGATCGTCTCTTCTGGCGACGATGAGCGGGGGGTGAAGTCTCCCGGAGGCTTTCTGGGTGTGGTGTTTGCCTTCAATCAGAAGTTCACACGTCTGAAGGACTTGGgattcttcgttcttctctcctgcaaaCAGGGCGCCCGACAAGCTCTCGTACTGCTCTCCGAGGAGCTCGCCTTCGGaatcgaggagagacagcactCTGCTCGAACGCCTGCACAAGCGAAGGCCGACGCGCCTGCAAGGGCAGCTGCCGAGACGCCCCAGACAGAAGCCCAGAGGCAAAGAGCGccggcggagacacctgggACATGCGACTCCGCGGAGCCTGGGCAGGCACCTGGCCAGCAGACAGCGCAAGACATGGTTGAGAGGGACGCCGCCGCACTCGAGAGGAAACTCTCGGGAGAGCCGGAGGCGGAGGGCGGCCAagaggggaagcgagagacagcgggagacggagaaagcaggaagacagaggcggagatccgagagggaagcaaggcgcgagagaacgagaaaccgCACAAACCgcacgaaaaacagacagaacctgcgcatgcagacggggGGACTCTCGGCGGTGGGGCATCGAGTCTTGAGAATTTGAAAAACTGTTTGGGAGAGACACTTCTCAATGGCCTGCAGGCGAAACTCGCCGAAGCCGCAGAGTCTGGATGTCGCTTCACCTTTGAAATCCGAGATATCCAAAAAGTACAGATCACACGCATGTGGACTGTATGCG GAGCGCCAGCAGGTCACCACGCGCCCATCGTCCCGCGGTCTTCGTACCTGGTTCCCGTCACTCCGTTCTTGCATGCAATTCTGCCCCCGGCAGCGAACTCGGCTTTCGTGGTGTCGCCGCAGTACTTTCGTCGCCGCCGCGGGCTGTTTGTCAAAGACACTCCGGAGGCGTCTCTCCTGGAAGGCGAATTCGatgaagatggagaagatcTGTGGCCTCGACAGGGCGAGGTCCGcggagagactggagacagcggcgagaagagcgcagacagaagggacagaagggGGGACGGCAGCGAGCCTGGAGAAAGCAAAGGCGGCGAGTGCGGCGGTACCCCgaaggcgcctctctccttcccag AGAAGGTGCGAAAAGTCATGGAGCGCCTCGAGCTGCTTGACCAGGCGCTGGGGAAAGGCCTGGCAGTCATCATGGATGTCCAGCTTCTCTGCACACAAAAGTTTTCTGTCCATGACAAAGACATGAAG CTCGTCTttggcgacgaagaagacgaacaagtTGTCCATACACTGCGATTCCAGCTAACAGCTCGACGTGACGGGAA ACAATGGGGCATTCCGACCTTCCAGCCGTCGTCCTGGACTCTCGTGGACTGGAATGGCCTCGTCGGCACTGACTACCCCTGCGGGGTCGGGGCGCTGCGGAACGTTGTCATCG TCGAGAAAGATGAGGACATGCCTAAGGGACAGAAAGCAGTCTACGAATAA
- a CDS encoding histone kinase SNF1, putative (encoded by transcript TGME49_233905~Gene product name based on ToxoDB Community Expert Annotation.~Signal peptide predicted by SignalP 2.0 HMM (probability 0.621) with cleavage site probability 0.170 at residue 52), translated as MCTPAWPGVSPLCASSPSMPSASSSAPPCLAAAVAAAAAANQNAAAAAVAAAATGGITGTTIGPYRLGSTLGVGTFGKVKLGYHNVTGQKVAVKIINKAKMEMMEMYEKIRREINILQCLHHPHVIRLYELIDTPTDIFMVMEYVQGGELFDHIVQKSRLPEHEARRFFQQIVSGVDYCHRHMICHRDLKPENVLLDTNMNVKVGDFGLSNFMRDGDFLKTSCGSPNYASPEVVSGKAYAGPEVDVWSCGVILYALLCGSLPFDDEHVPNLFKKIKHGNFILPGHLSEASRNLIVRMLVVDPAKRISLSEIRQHPWFTESLPAYLQSCYLGSPLLTRVDPLIVLQMKKLGYDVDEKNLNTFTAVGTFPTRETVAYQLLADRRAKQSSFSNMVEVFCKDSPHVFAPEYQQLAASLSSSDPAPVFPQSGSPGAPFSSGSAMFPSQGFFAPSTQSSTGTMATGASSPSQSPGHPMGSLNMNLHDYFSPGPLGCLASGVSTLRWRLGVEAAFDAPILITAILNTLKACDYEWLMLSPYKVRCRPVKHSVGSSGVSPWRSRSSSVSSSLRSEDKDGCRKREEEMIHAAPSPAALVEGVILTINLYKLSPGLYIVDVQLFDGATMPSMSEGLWIISAIYSALSQLQQQHQKHTKSPSSGAAEGRPSSTAPAPSSPPYPTSPSPLPSAGTSSGPPHGSPKDPSRSPGRSENERSSRADRQHAVSDDTQQWRRCEDTRRGRKPHSSSGALAPSPPPRPIVVNASEGIDTGGL; from the exons ATGTGCACGCCGGCATGGCCTGGGGTGTCTCCGCTctgcgcgtcttcgccttcgatgccttctgcgtcttcttcggcgccgCCCTGCCTCGCGGCCGCCGTCGCAGCTGCCGCGGCGGCGAATCAAAACGCGGCGGCCGCTGCGGTCGCGGCTGCGGCAACGGGCGGCATCACGGGGACGACCATCGGACCCTATCGTCTCGGTTCCACCCTCGGAGTGGGAACCTTTGGCAAAGTCAAAT TGGGTTACCACAATGTGACGGGTCAGAAGGTGGCGGTGAAGATTATCAACAAGGCGAAGATGGAGATGATGGAGATGTACGAGAAAATTCGGAGAGAAATCAACATCTTGCAGTGCCTTCATCATCCACATGTGATTCGCCTCTACGAGCTCATCGATACTCCCACAGACATCTTCATGGTCATGGAGTATGTCCAGG GTGGCGAACTCTTCGACCATATCGTTCAAAAGTCGCGTCTCCCCGAACATGAAGCGAGGAGATTTTTCCAGCAAATTGTCTCCGGTGTCGATTACTGCCACCGGCATATG aTTTGTCACCGTGACTTGAAACCGGAGAACGTGTTGCTGGACACAAACATGAACGTGAAGGTGGGGGACTTCGGCTTGTCAAATTTCATGCGAGATGGAGACTTTTTGAAAACCTCTTGTGGGTCTCCGAACTACGCGTCGCCTGAAGTTGTCTCGGGGAAGGCGTACGCAGGTCCCGAAGTCGATGTCTGGTCTTGCGGAGTAATTCTCTACGCCCTCCTGTGCGGGTCGCTCCCCTTCGACGACGAGCATGTGCCGAACCTGTTCAAAAAAATCAAACATG GAAACTTCATCTTGCCTGGGCACCTCTCCGAGGCGAGTCGGAACTTGATTGTGCGCATGCTCGTGGTGGATCCTGCGAAGCGAATTTCCCTCAGCGAGATTCGACAGCATCCGTGGTTCACAGAGAGCCTCCCCGCCTACTTGCAGAGCTGCTACTTAGGCAGTCCTCTCCTCACACGCGTCGACCCTCTCATCGTCttgcagatgaagaag CTCGGATACGATGTGGATGAAAAAAATCTAAACACCTTCACAGCGGTTGGAACTTTTCCGACTCGAGAGACAGTCGCCTACCAACTTCTTGCAGATCGCAGAGCAAAGCAGTCTTCCTTCTCAA ATATGGTGGAAGTCTTCTGCAAAGATTCTCCACATGTCTTCGCCCCCGAGTACCAGCAGCTCGCTGCCTCCTTGTCCTCCTCTGATCCAGCACCCGTCTTTCCTCAGTCAGGCTCCCCTGGA gctcctttttcttcgggCAGTGCAATGTTTCCTTCTCAAGGTTTTTTTGCCCCATCGACACAGTCGAGCACAGGCACGATGGCAACGGGGGCCTCCTCCCCGAGTCAGTCTCCAGGCCATCCGATGGGAAGTTTAAACATGAATCTCCACGATTACTTCTCTCCCGGGCCTCTCGGCTGCCTGGCCTCCGGTGTATCTACACTGCGCTGGAGGCTGGGTGTCGAAGCGGCCTTCGACGCCCCCATCTTGATCACTGCA ATTCTGAACACTCTGAAGGCCTGCGACTACGAATGGTTGATGCTGTCTCCGTACAAAGTTCGCTGTCGCCCCGTCAAGCACTCGGTCGGGAgttcgggtgtctctccgtGGCGttcgcgttcgtcttctgtctcttcgagtCTCCGCTCCGAGGACAAAGACGGCTGTcgcaaacgcgaagaagagatgaTACATGCAGCGCCGTCTCCGGCTGCCCTTGTAGAAGGAGTGATCCTCACCATCAACCTCTACAAACTCTCCCCAGGCCTCTACATCGTCGACGTTCAGCTCTTCGATGGAGCGACAATGC CGAGTATGTCTGAGGGCCTTTGGATTATCTCGGCGATCTACTCGGCGTTGTctcagctgcagcagcaacaCCAGAAACACACCAAGTCTCCGTCCTCTGGGGCAGCTGAAGGGCGGCCGTCGTCTACGGCTCcggcgccttcgtctccgccttATCCgacttctccctctccactACCCTCTGCTGGCACTTCATCTGGTCCACCTCACGGGTCCCCGAAGGATCCCTCCCGCAGTCCGGGTCGTtcggaaaacgagagaagctcCAGAGCCGACAGACAGCACGCTGTTTCCGATGACACGCAACAGTGGCGGAGGTGCGAAGACACGCGACGCGGCAGAAAGCCTCATTCCTCGTCAGGTGCCTTGGCACCGTCGCCGCCGCCGAGACCCATTGTTGTGAACGCGTCGGAAGGAATAGATACCGGGGGGCTGTAA
- a CDS encoding zinc finger, C3HC4 type (RING finger) domain-containing protein (encoded by transcript TGME49_233920) yields MSPLSRSASSPKLRSSLQAGHHGSTSFVPGAGRNVAHCVKGPIDFSTNELRFAAALPPSPCLRGHLSGTSRTRLSTRTPTAIPPPNFSGLTSRCVAREILPPWQVMRAHVGERRSTTLSPPRSHSGSPIIPHSLFRRTTRHCEDRDEDLVLASTIATAANVEKRESGKDKPWTLLGISRTSVPQGEVTVPLAGRITGKTIGNSWSLPEDREAPNQGMRKGGVSRHEAARREIISSERRRDIGRGTSISGTLTERDLGTRLFRLNRFSSRVSVPLAVEPVVASSAVSRTGVSCSSWRAPPCSIRTSTVRRSAQLGVCSSAVHASVNSLLTDIHYTRETTSGAAAALVREAVQVQSFVDTPLTTSGELARGDFYSGRYRESVRGTASRSRRRDRLPWVPESRVLPPVPEERLRSGRIVAAPSLGRGTWVSPFSCSRNSNMNRGTSRRRDTHEGTDRHEATRGAALSSRRGGTSGSSSLVLPSPSSVGRLLDQAGVSDLEDDLVFHMWLEQEAVLERALPLQDMLAGEEALERALIASMTAVGRRDLDQFLLMLQQPLLLLHQSGRWRSAGFAGGTPRTGGWARLWGFDSAVRVAGGSVRPDAERNQPLSEAEISRSTRRWTFTRAATENKKGEDGTAQKSTERNLFAPTTGEDSLAPPRRQTAARSWSGNLSRPAARSSYSKQGLKSPPMQPGIAAQPPVPPGAIGSRESASGGSTSAHSKDSSGSLLASSGASASRNIGGGRTSTDMLTGNTKREELGPTGDSNRCCCICLAEYQTGDDMMTLRCMHMFHYDCVHDWLVHSGRRTCPLCLVAIKEGEGKGEEDFIATESTPRYRQLEGDGERVGANIRRETVEETGEGYEDPREEP; encoded by the coding sequence ATGTCTCCTCTCAGTCGATCAGCCTCAAGTCCAAAACTACGGTCGTCTTTACAAGCCGGACACCATGGAAGCACTTCCTTCGTCCCCGGCGCTGGCAGAAATGTAGCGCACTGCGTTAAAGGACCGATCGACTTCAGCACGAACGAGTTGCGTTTTGCCGCCGCACTTCCACCTTCACCTTGTCTGCGTGGACACCTTTCTGGGACATCACGCACAAGACTTTCCACTCGAACGCCCACAGCCATTCCTCCGCCGAACTTCTCCGGCCTTACCTCTCGCTGTGTCGCCCGAGAGATCTTGCCGCCTTGGCAAGTAATGAGAGCACACGTTGGAGAGAGGCGGTCAACAACGCTTTCACCTCCGAGATCGCATTCAGGGTCTCCTATTATTCCGCATTCGCTGTTCAGGCGCACCACACGACATTGTGAGGACCGAGACGAAGATTTGGTGTTGGCGAGCACTATTGCTACTGCTGCCAACGTagaaaagagggaaagcGGGAAAGACAAGCCCTGGACGCTGCTCGGGATCTCGCGGACATCAGTTCCACAGGGGGAAGTAACGGTGCCTCTTGCAGGTAGGATTACTGGTAAGACAATTGGAAACAGCTGGTCACTGCCAGAGGATAGAGAAGCACCAAATCAGGGAATGCGGAAAGGAGGAGTAAGCCGGCATGAGGCGGCGAGGCGGGAGATTATCAGCAGTGAACGTCGTCGAGACATCGGAAGAGGAACTTCTATATCAGGTACACTGACCGAGAGGGATCTAGGCACACGCCTTTTCCGTCTTAATCGATTTTCGTCCCGCGTGTCGGTGCCTCTGGCTGTGGAACCAGTGGTAGCCTCCTCAGCTGTGTCTCGGACCGGGGTTTCTTGCAGCTCGTGGCGTGCACCGCCCTGCAGCATCCGCACGTCAACCGTCCGCAGGTCTGCTCAACTAGGAGTTTGTTCGTCGGCTGTCCACGCATCTGTGAACTCCCTTCTTACAGACATCCACTACACACGAGAGACCACGTCAGGGGCGGCAGCGGCGTTAGTCCGAGAAGCTGTGCAGGTTCAGTCCTTCGTCGACACACCGCTCACCACTTCGGGAGAACTCGCACGAGGGGACTTTTACTCGGGACGATACAGAGAATCTGTCCGAGGTACCGCGTCCAGATCAAGGCGAAGGGACCGTCTACCCTGGGTCCCCGAAAGCCGCGTGCTTCCTCCTGTGCCTGAAGAAAGACTCCGATCTGGACGCATCGTGGCAGCTCCATCTTTGGGAAGAGGGACATGggtctctccgttctcttgcAGCAGAAACAGCAACATGAATCGAGGCACATCGCGGCGACGGGATACCCATGAGGGTACCGACCGGCACGAGGCAACGCGGGGGGCGGCGTTGTCATCGCGGCGTGGAGGCACTTCtggttcttcgtctctcgttctgccTAGCCCGTCGTCCGTGGGCCGCCTTCTCGACCAGGCGGGTGTGTCTGATCTCGAAGACGACCTTGTATTCCACATGTGGCTCGAGCAAGAAGCTGTCCTCGAGCGCGCCTTACCCCTCCAGGATATGTTggcaggagaagaggcgctcGAACGTGCGTTAATCGCCTCGATGACAGCCGTCGGGCGCAGAGACCTTGACCAGTTCCTTCTTATGCTGCAGCAGCCGCTGCTCCTTCTGCATCAGAGTGGTCGGTGGAGAAGCGCCGGATTTGCAGGTGGGACTCCGAGGACGGGAGGGTGGGCGCGTCTGTGGGGGTTCGACAGCGCTGTTCGCGTGGCGGGGGGATCGGTACGCCctgacgcagagagaaatcAGCCTCTGTCAGAAGCGGAGATTTCGAGGAGCACGCGCCGGTGGACATTCACACGTGCGGCAACGGAAAAtaagaagggagaagacggaacaGCTCAGAAGAGTACCGAACGAAACTTGTTTGCCCCAACGACTGGTGAAGACAGCTTAGCCCCGCCACGCCGTCAAACGGCAGCTCGCAGCTGGTCTGGGAATTTGTCTAGACCAGCAGCGCGCTCGTCATACAGTAAACAAGGTCTGAAATCTCCCCCGATGCAGCCAGGCATAGCGGCACAGCCGCCAGTACCTCCCGGAGCCATCGGAAGTCGAGAGTCTGCCTCTGGAGGATCCACGTCTGCTCATTCGAAAGACAGTTCAGGGAGCCTGCTTGCGTCGTCCGGTGCATCAGCCTCACGGAATATCGGCGGAGGGCGCACATCGACCGACATGTTGACAGGGAATACGAAGCGCGAAGAGCTGGGACCCACCGGGGACAGCAatcgctgctgctgcatcTGCCTAGCGGAGTACCAAACAGGAGACGACATGATGACGCtgaggtgcatgcacatgttcCACTACGACTGCGTCCATGACTGGCTCGTCCACAGCGGCCGCCGAACGTGCCCCCTCTGTCTCGTGGCAAtcaaagaaggcgagggaaagGGGGAGGAAGACTTCATAGCCACGGAATCGACGCCGAGATACAGACAGCTTGAGGGCGATGGGGAACGTGTGGGTGCGAATATCAGGCGTGAGACAGTagaggaaacgggagaaggCTACGAGGACCCACGAGAGGAACCGTAA
- a CDS encoding hypothetical protein (encoded by transcript TGME49_233925) has translation MSFLPRSIFSELGRTRSDLCRDLGYKRAFASHATYTPLAFVSTRWGPCIPQTCVTGARTFPKERLQPDAAETRRVSGRCRKDIYTYHWYSGTDCLAVAQFDVSAGALGTGTSHTRRMWPVCLGCTTTLINLRASCILAAARFCSIASHFTLQTTTQEQERKFCAV, from the exons atgtctttccttcctcgttcg ATTTTCAGCGAGTtaggaagaacgagaagtgATCTCTGTCGAGATCTGGGGTACAAACGCGCCTTTGCGAGTCATGCGACATACACGCCACTGGCGTTTGTGTCAACCCGCTGGGGGCCGTGTATCCCACAGACTTGCGTGACTG GTGCCAGGACATTCCCGAAGGAACGCCTCCAACCTGATGCGGCCGAGACACGTCGTGTGTCAGGACGCTGCCGCAaggatatatatacatatcaCTGGTACTCGGGCACGGATTGCCTGGCGGTAGCACAATTCGATGTCTCAGCGGGTGCATTAGGCACGGGCACATCGCACACTAGACGTATGTGGCCGGTGTGCCTCGGGTGCACCACCACGCTTATAAACCTTCGTGCTAGTTGCATTCTGGCCGCGGCACGATTCTGCAGCATTGCTAGTCACTTTACGCTCCAAACAACGACACAAGAACAGGAACGCAAGTTCTGCGCTGTATGA